Proteins encoded within one genomic window of Pectobacterium araliae:
- the hutW gene encoding heme anaerobic degradation radical SAM methyltransferase ChuW/HutW, giving the protein MNIDLTPYYAEPGEQPFGARRMAMPWRNHVPLSPEQIPAGWQALKQQTLPARKRLLYLHIPFCATHCTFCGFYQNKLRDDSTATYTRYLLQELAMEADSPLHQSAPIHAVYFGGGTPTALAANELSQIIRAIRTSLPLAPDCEITVEGRAMDFDDERIDACLDAGANRFSIGIQTFDTRIRQRMARTSDKQQSIRFLERLCERDRAAVVCDLMFGLPGQTPEIWREDLAIVSDLPLDGVDLYALNLLPTTPLAKAAENQRVALPDVVARRDFYRTGAAFLADAGWHQLSNSHWARTTRERNLYNLLIKQGADCLAMGSGAGGNLNGQAYMMERSLERYYQQIEQGQKPIMMMTPASSTGPWQHQLQAGIEVGRIKLPQLTQHARELQPLLSQWHQAGLTCDDSTCLRLTNDGRFWANNLMQALQQIIPQLNAEEHAH; this is encoded by the coding sequence ATGAACATCGATTTGACGCCGTATTATGCCGAGCCCGGTGAGCAGCCTTTTGGTGCCCGACGTATGGCAATGCCTTGGCGCAACCATGTGCCACTCTCACCAGAACAGATTCCGGCCGGTTGGCAGGCGCTGAAGCAGCAAACATTGCCTGCTCGTAAGCGTCTGCTCTATCTGCATATTCCTTTCTGTGCTACGCACTGCACGTTCTGCGGCTTTTACCAGAACAAACTGCGTGATGACAGCACGGCGACCTATACGCGCTATCTGTTGCAGGAATTGGCGATGGAAGCGGACAGCCCGCTGCATCAGTCTGCGCCGATTCATGCGGTTTACTTTGGTGGCGGTACGCCAACGGCGCTGGCAGCGAATGAACTGTCGCAGATTATTCGGGCGATCCGAACCTCTCTGCCGCTGGCACCAGACTGTGAAATCACGGTAGAAGGGCGAGCGATGGATTTTGATGATGAGCGGATCGATGCCTGCCTGGATGCGGGGGCGAACCGCTTCTCCATCGGGATTCAGACGTTTGATACCCGAATTCGTCAGCGGATGGCACGCACCTCAGATAAACAGCAGTCAATTCGCTTCCTTGAGCGACTGTGTGAACGCGACAGGGCGGCAGTCGTCTGCGACCTGATGTTTGGCCTGCCGGGACAAACGCCGGAAATCTGGCGTGAAGATTTGGCGATCGTCAGCGATTTGCCGCTAGATGGTGTCGATCTGTATGCGCTTAATCTGTTACCGACAACACCGCTGGCGAAAGCGGCCGAAAACCAGCGTGTTGCACTGCCTGATGTCGTCGCCCGACGTGATTTCTACCGGACGGGGGCGGCGTTTCTCGCCGATGCAGGCTGGCACCAGCTTAGTAACAGCCACTGGGCGCGCACCACGCGTGAACGTAATTTGTACAACCTGTTGATTAAGCAAGGTGCGGACTGTCTGGCGATGGGAAGCGGTGCTGGCGGCAATTTAAACGGGCAAGCCTACATGATGGAGCGCAGTCTGGAGCGTTATTATCAGCAGATCGAACAGGGGCAAAAACCGATCATGATGATGACGCCAGCCAGTTCTACTGGGCCGTGGCAGCATCAGCTTCAGGCGGGCATTGAGGTCGGTCGTATCAAACTGCCGCAGCTTACCCAGCATGCCCGTGAACTTCAGCCCTTGCTGAGCCAGTGGCATCAGGCCGGGTTGACCTGTGACGATTCCACCTGCCTGCGCCTGACTAACGATGGCCGCTTCTGGGCGAATAATCTGATGCAGGCATTACAACAAATTATTCCTCAACTTAATGCCGAAGAGCATGCGCACTAA
- a CDS encoding ABC-F family ATPase, whose translation MLSTNNITMQFGSKPLFENISVKFGGGNRYGLIGANGCGKSTFMKILGGDLVSSGGNVFLDPNERLGKLRQDQFAFEKYSVLDTVIMGHGELWAVKEERDRIYSLAEMSEADGYKVADLEVQYGEMDGYSAESRAGELLLGVGIPVEQHYGLMSEIAPGWKLRVLLAQALFADPDILLLDEPTNNLDIDTIRWLEQVLNERNSTMIIISHDRHFLNMVCTHMADLDYGELRIYPGNYDEYMTAATQARERLLSDNAKKKAQISELQSFVSRFSANASKSKQATSRARQIDKIQLDEVKASSRQNPFIRFDQDKKLFRNALEVEALSKGFDNGPLFSKLGLMVEVGEKVAILGANGIGKSTLLKTLVGDFEPDSGTVKWSENSKIGYYAQDHEYEFDETLTVFDWMSQWKQEKDDEQAVRSVLGRLLFSQDDIKKKVKVLSGGEKGRMLFGKLMMQRPNILVMDEPTNHLDMESIESLNMALEMYEGTLLFVSHDREFVSSLATRILEITPNKVIDFTGNYEDYLRSQGIQ comes from the coding sequence GTGTTAAGTACCAACAATATCACCATGCAGTTCGGCAGCAAGCCGTTGTTTGAAAACATTTCCGTTAAATTTGGCGGCGGCAACCGTTACGGTTTGATTGGCGCGAATGGCTGCGGCAAATCCACCTTTATGAAGATTCTCGGCGGCGATCTGGTGTCGAGCGGCGGTAACGTCTTCCTCGATCCTAATGAACGTCTGGGTAAACTGCGTCAGGATCAGTTCGCGTTCGAAAAATACAGCGTGCTGGATACCGTTATCATGGGTCACGGCGAGCTGTGGGCGGTAAAAGAAGAGCGTGACCGTATCTATTCATTGGCTGAAATGAGCGAAGCCGACGGCTATAAAGTCGCCGATCTTGAAGTGCAATACGGTGAGATGGATGGTTACAGCGCAGAATCACGCGCGGGCGAGTTGTTGCTGGGCGTGGGGATTCCCGTTGAGCAGCACTATGGCTTGATGAGTGAAATTGCGCCCGGTTGGAAACTGCGTGTCCTGTTGGCGCAGGCGCTGTTTGCCGATCCCGATATCCTGCTACTCGACGAGCCAACCAACAACCTGGATATCGATACTATTCGTTGGTTGGAGCAGGTGCTGAATGAACGTAACAGCACCATGATCATCATCTCGCATGACCGTCACTTCCTGAACATGGTCTGTACGCACATGGCAGATCTGGACTACGGCGAGCTGCGTATTTATCCCGGTAACTATGATGAATACATGACGGCAGCGACGCAGGCTCGTGAGCGTTTACTGTCCGATAACGCCAAGAAAAAAGCGCAGATTTCCGAACTGCAATCGTTCGTCAGCCGCTTTAGCGCCAACGCCTCTAAATCCAAGCAGGCGACATCGCGTGCGCGCCAGATCGACAAAATCCAGTTGGATGAAGTGAAAGCGTCCAGCCGTCAAAACCCGTTTATCCGTTTTGATCAGGATAAGAAGCTGTTCCGTAATGCGCTGGAAGTGGAAGCGTTGAGCAAAGGTTTTGATAACGGCCCGCTGTTTAGCAAGCTGGGTCTGATGGTTGAAGTGGGTGAAAAAGTCGCTATTTTGGGTGCCAATGGTATCGGTAAATCGACATTGCTGAAAACGCTGGTCGGTGATTTCGAGCCGGATAGCGGCACCGTGAAATGGTCTGAAAACTCAAAAATTGGCTACTACGCGCAGGATCACGAATACGAATTCGATGAGACGCTGACCGTTTTTGACTGGATGAGTCAGTGGAAACAGGAAAAAGACGACGAGCAAGCCGTGCGCAGCGTACTCGGTCGTTTGCTGTTCAGCCAGGACGATATCAAGAAGAAAGTGAAGGTGTTATCCGGTGGTGAAAAAGGTCGCATGCTGTTCGGTAAGCTAATGATGCAGCGTCCGAATATTCTGGTGATGGATGAACCGACCAACCACCTTGATATGGAATCCATTGAATCGCTGAATATGGCGCTGGAAATGTATGAAGGGACGCTGCTGTTTGTCTCTCATGACCGTGAATTTGTCAGCTCGTTGGCGACTCGTATTCTGGAAATTACGCCAAATAAAGTGATCGACTTCACCGGCAACTATGAAGATTACCTGCGCAGTCAGGGTATTCAGTAA
- a CDS encoding PhzF family phenazine biosynthesis protein — MSIVRRFKQVDVFTQQPFKGNPLAVVMEAKGLTDAQMQDIARWTNLSETTFVLPATDPLADYHVRIFTPESEMPFAGHPTLGTAHAMLEGGLCPKSLGQLVQQCGVGLVPINIGDDGSLAFHAPQATIVPFDDEHTPLLEKTLGITDLGTASIDKHYPPTAVHMGIRWLVIRVDSADTCLSIIPNAEALAVVQNLSQTNGIAIYGPYDNAMPADYEVRAFYIERGHLKEDPVTGSANACLAALLRQQHSTNNVTAPLSYLARQGTMLHCDGRITVTYLNDEPWIGGHSVTIVDGTLQY, encoded by the coding sequence ATGTCTATAGTACGTCGTTTCAAACAGGTCGACGTTTTCACCCAGCAGCCTTTCAAGGGCAATCCGCTTGCCGTGGTTATGGAGGCAAAGGGATTAACCGATGCGCAAATGCAGGATATCGCGCGTTGGACAAACCTGTCAGAAACCACGTTTGTCCTGCCCGCTACCGATCCCTTGGCGGATTACCACGTCCGTATTTTTACGCCAGAATCGGAGATGCCTTTTGCCGGACACCCCACGCTAGGCACCGCACATGCCATGCTGGAAGGAGGATTGTGCCCTAAATCTCTAGGTCAATTGGTGCAGCAATGCGGCGTTGGCTTAGTACCGATCAACATCGGTGATGATGGGAGTCTGGCGTTTCACGCACCACAGGCCACTATCGTTCCGTTTGATGATGAACACACACCGCTGCTGGAAAAAACGCTGGGCATAACCGACCTTGGTACTGCCAGCATCGATAAGCACTATCCTCCCACCGCCGTACATATGGGCATTCGCTGGCTCGTGATTCGGGTAGACAGTGCCGACACCTGTCTTAGCATCATACCGAATGCAGAAGCGCTCGCCGTCGTACAGAACCTCAGCCAGACCAACGGCATCGCCATCTATGGCCCGTACGATAACGCGATGCCCGCCGATTATGAAGTTCGCGCGTTCTATATTGAACGCGGCCATCTCAAAGAAGATCCGGTCACAGGCAGCGCTAACGCCTGCCTGGCTGCACTGCTTCGTCAGCAGCACTCCACCAATAACGTCACCGCGCCACTCAGCTACCTTGCTCGACAGGGCACCATGCTGCACTGCGATGGCCGCATTACCGTGACGTACCTGAACGATGAGCCGTGGATCGGTGGGCATAGCGTCACAATCGTTGACGGGACATTGCAGTATTAA
- a CDS encoding GNAT family N-acetyltransferase: protein METLSIDALYELKHLPHLRLTIQEERDADVLFTLIQQEKSRLRRTLPWPDSVKTVDDTRETIRGNRKEFFAKTAAVYVIRWDDMLAGIVSFNTIQDKEGVIGYWIAEAFEGKGIVSQAVSTLIAAYADASLIERCIIKASTANTRSNAVAQRLGFRFHHTEKNAEKIGEQWFDHKIYHYST from the coding sequence ATGGAAACGTTATCTATAGATGCGCTGTACGAATTAAAGCATCTGCCCCATCTACGCCTAACAATACAGGAAGAGCGCGATGCCGATGTGCTCTTCACCCTGATCCAACAGGAAAAATCGCGGCTGCGGCGAACATTGCCTTGGCCAGATTCCGTCAAGACCGTTGATGACACACGTGAAACCATTCGCGGCAACAGAAAGGAATTCTTCGCCAAAACAGCCGCCGTATATGTCATCCGCTGGGACGACATGCTAGCTGGCATCGTTTCCTTCAATACGATTCAGGATAAAGAAGGTGTCATCGGGTATTGGATCGCAGAAGCATTTGAAGGTAAGGGCATCGTTTCTCAAGCCGTTAGTACACTGATAGCAGCCTATGCCGATGCAAGCCTCATTGAGCGCTGTATCATCAAAGCGTCAACCGCCAACACGCGCAGCAACGCCGTCGCCCAACGGCTTGGTTTCCGTTTTCATCACACGGAAAAAAACGCCGAGAAGATCGGCGAACAGTGGTTCGATCACAAGATTTATCACTATTCCACCTGA
- the treB gene encoding PTS trehalose transporter subunit IIBC, whose amino-acid sequence MSKVKQQDIDRLIELVGGRENIAAVTHCITRLRFVLHDASKAHPKNIEEMRMVKGCFTNAGQFQVVIGTEVDEYYKALLATTGKGEINKEEAKVAARQNMSWFERSISHFAEIFFPLLPALISGGLILGARNVIGDIPMRDGQTLVQLYPIWQTAYDFLWLLGEAIFFYLPVAVCWSTVRKMGGTPILGIVLGITLVSPQLMNAYLIGQQTPEVWNFGWFTIEKIGYQAQVIPSVLAGMALALIETRLKKIVPDYLYLVVVPVTSLILAVFLAHTLIGPFGRMIGDGVAWAVKAVMTGSFAPVGAALFGFLYAPLVITGVHQTTLAIDMQMIQSMGGTPVWPLIALSNIAQASAVVGVILISRKANEREISVPAAISAFLGVSEPAMYGINLKYRFPMLCAMIGSAAAALICGLYGVTANGIGVGGLPGILSIKPQFWGIFALAMLVAAVIPIVLTSLVYKRKINNGTLDPE is encoded by the coding sequence ATGAGTAAAGTGAAACAACAGGATATTGACCGTCTGATCGAATTGGTCGGCGGGCGTGAGAACATCGCGGCCGTTACGCACTGTATCACTCGCCTTCGCTTCGTCTTGCACGATGCTTCCAAAGCGCATCCCAAAAACATTGAAGAAATGCGAATGGTGAAAGGCTGCTTCACGAATGCCGGACAATTTCAGGTCGTGATCGGCACTGAGGTCGACGAGTATTACAAGGCGCTGCTCGCTACCACGGGCAAAGGTGAAATCAATAAGGAAGAAGCCAAAGTCGCCGCCCGCCAGAATATGAGCTGGTTCGAGCGCAGCATTTCACATTTTGCCGAGATCTTTTTTCCACTGCTTCCCGCACTCATCAGCGGAGGCTTGATCCTCGGGGCGCGTAACGTTATCGGCGATATCCCGATGCGAGACGGGCAAACGCTGGTACAGCTCTACCCAATCTGGCAAACCGCCTATGATTTCCTCTGGTTATTGGGGGAAGCCATCTTTTTCTATCTCCCCGTAGCCGTTTGTTGGTCAACCGTGCGTAAAATGGGTGGCACGCCCATCCTCGGTATTGTGCTAGGTATCACGCTGGTATCACCGCAGTTAATGAATGCCTACCTCATCGGTCAACAAACGCCAGAGGTGTGGAATTTTGGCTGGTTCACGATTGAGAAGATAGGTTATCAGGCGCAGGTTATCCCTTCCGTATTAGCTGGGATGGCGTTGGCACTGATCGAAACTCGGCTGAAAAAAATCGTACCGGATTACCTCTATCTGGTGGTCGTGCCCGTAACATCGCTCATTTTGGCCGTTTTCCTGGCACACACGTTAATTGGTCCGTTTGGTCGCATGATTGGCGATGGCGTTGCCTGGGCCGTTAAGGCAGTCATGACAGGCAGTTTTGCTCCCGTTGGCGCCGCGCTGTTTGGGTTCCTGTATGCGCCGCTGGTCATCACGGGCGTGCATCAAACCACGCTGGCGATTGATATGCAGATGATTCAAAGTATGGGCGGCACGCCGGTCTGGCCACTGATTGCGCTGTCCAATATTGCACAAGCTTCGGCCGTCGTCGGGGTAATTCTCATCAGCCGGAAAGCCAACGAACGAGAAATTTCTGTCCCCGCGGCAATCTCTGCTTTTCTTGGCGTGTCCGAGCCTGCCATGTACGGAATTAACCTGAAATACCGCTTTCCGATGCTATGCGCCATGATCGGTTCCGCTGCCGCTGCGCTTATTTGCGGCCTCTACGGCGTAACCGCAAATGGCATCGGCGTGGGAGGACTTCCGGGCATCCTCTCTATCAAGCCACAATTTTGGGGGATCTTTGCCCTCGCCATGCTGGTCGCTGCCGTGATTCCAATTGTACTGACGTCGCTGGTCTATAAGCGCAAAATCAACAATGGCACGCTAGATCCCGAATAA